The following DNA comes from Spirulina major PCC 6313.
AACGACGTGGTCGCACAGCCCACCGTTAACAACACCAACAGCCGCAGCGAAAACCACGATGACCCCGATGGTGCTTCAGGGGCCGGGGATGGCGGTACGTTACTCGGATCTTGATCCGCAGCCGGAACGGGTAGGGGGACAGGTTCGGGGCTAGGTTCTATTTCAGGAACCACCTCTAAGGCGGCATCATCTTCGCCCAAGGTGCGATCGGCCGGATTCACCTCCACAGGTTCTGGCAAAAGAATCGGGTCAGGCTCTAATCGTCCCGGACTCAAAAGGCTCATGGTTGCCGACACCGTCACCGACAAGGCCACAAGCCACGCACCACCCCAGAGCAAAATCGGGGGAATTTTAAACCGAGGGGATGGGGGCAACGCCTCTGCAATATTCGGGTCGTCGGAAGGAGAATGCAACATGGGCGCAAAAAAAATCCAGAAGAGCGAAAGACGACGTACCTATTGACGTGCTTAGACGTGCTTATTATAGGAGACATCCTCAAAATATGGCAGTGCGATCCTGCCCCACCGATTTAATTTCCGAGACCGAGGGATTTCAAAAGACCCTTTAAGATAATGGGTAAGCCACTCGATCGCCTTGATCCATTGCATCTGGAATCCGTGCTCTTGATGTGGTAGTGCAATGCGTGCCTGAAATCCTGAACCAGGTTCGCACCCATAACAGTCTCTGCTCTTCTCGCTTGAACCGTACTTTTATGCAACTTTCATCCCTGTTCCGCCGGATTCCTGTGGTGGGTTCACTGCCACAGCGTTTGATGAATCTCCCACGCCCAGAAACGGAGGAGTCTTTGACCCTCCGCATTTTTGTGCAGGTGTTGGTGGTGGTGGGGATTGTGGCGACGGATGTGGCTGCGTCTACACAGATGAGTGTGTGGGCGATTCCCCTCAGTTTTGCTGGGACGGGGTGGAGTTGGGTGCGTCGCAAGCACCGGAATATTACGGTGAAGTTTTTACTGGCGATCGCGATGCTGGCGGCGTTGATGTCGTTCTTGGGGAATTTGCTGGCGAATTTGAATGATACCCGCTTGGTGTTGGCGCAATTATTGATTCAGTTGCAAGTGTTGCACAGCTTCGATTTACCGCGTCGTAAGGATTTAGGCTATTCGATGGTGATTGGTTTGATCCTGATCGGGGTGGCGGGGACCTTGAGCGAAACCCTGCTGTTTGGGCCGTTTATTGTCGTGTTTTTAGCGATCGCCTTTCCGATTTTGATCCTCGACTATCGCTCTCGGTTAGGCTTTTCAGGGGGTGCGATCGCGGGTTTTCGTCCCCATCGCCCCGCGAACTCTGGAACCGCTGCGCCGCAATTCCGCCTCCCCCTGCCCCTCTCCCTCCAGCAATGGGGCGGCTTTTTTGCCTTAACCCTCCTGTTGGGCTTGGCCGCCTTTGCCCTGATGCCCCGTTTTCCCGGCTACCAATTGCAAACCCTGCCGGTGTCTAGTTCCATCGCCTTTGAAAATCAACGCTTTGGGGCGGACAATCGCGGCATCCTCAATCCAGGTACAGCGGACGGAAGCGCCGCCGAGGGGGATGACGCTTCGGGCACGGAGGGAGCCGCCGGAGCCGAAGAAACGACGCTGTATTACGGCTTCAGTCGTCAGATGGATCAACTGGGACGAGGCAAGCAAACCCTCACACCGAAAGTGGTGATGCGGGTGCGATCGCAAGCCCCCGGTTTTTGGCGCGTCCTCGCCTTTGACCGCTACACCGGCAGCGGCTGGGATGTGTCACGAGACGAGCAACTCATCACCGTTGAACGCCCCGACTGGTCTTACCGTTTCTACATGGGAATCCCGAACGGCCCCAAACTTTCCCAACAGGTGATCCAAACCTTCACGATCACCGCCCCCATGCCCAACCTGATCCCCGTCCTCACCCATCCCCAAACCCTTTACTTTCCCACGCCAGAAATTGCCTTTGACCCGGAAGGAGGCCTCCGCGCCCCCATTCCCCTCACGGAAGAATTAACCTACACCGCCATTTCTGACGTGCCCCGCCGCGATCGCACCGCCCTCGGCCAAGCCGGGACGAACTACCCCGACACGATCCGCAAATACTATCTTCAAGTCCCCCCCGCCCAACTGGATTCCCTCCGCCTCAATGCCGAAACCCTCCTCAGTGAAGCCAAAACCCGCCCCGAAAATCCCTACGAAATCGCTCTCTTTCTCGCCCAAGAACTCAAACAGCAATACAGCATCAACCCCGACGGCCTCGCCTTTCCCGGCGAAGACCTCACGGAAATGTTTTTTCGCAATGGCGGCGGCTATCCTGACCACTTCTCGACGGTGTTAACCCTGATGCTGCGATCGCTCGGCATCCCTGCCCGCTTAAGTGCCGGGTTTGGCCCCGGTCAATTTAACCCCTTCACCGGCTTCTACGTCGTGCGCAATACCGATGCCTTTGCCCTCACTGAAGTCTATTTTCCAGACCATGGCTGGTATAGTTTTGACCCCCTACCGGGCCATGAAATTATTCCCCCCTCCATCGAAGAAGTGGAAACCTTTGGCGTGTTGCGGCAGTTTTGGAATTGGATCGCCGGTTGGCTGCCGTCTCCCGTAGTGGGGGCGATCGCTGTCCTTTGGAGTGTCACCGTCGGCGTTGCCGTGGAGGTAATCGCAGCACTGTGGCAAGTGATGTCGAACAGTGCGATCGGGTTCTTGTTCGGGAGCATTAGCCTCGCCGGTTTTGGTCTCTTAGTCTGGCTGGTCGGACAACAGGGGCGACGCTGGTGGCAACAGCAACGTCTCCGGACGCTACCCCCGATGGAGCGAATCTATCGACAAATGATCCTCCTCCTCGATGCCGCCGGCGATCGCACCGCCCTCCATCCCCCCAAACACCCCAGTCAAACCCCCCGCGAATATGCAGACCACCTCCGATCACACTACCCCCCAGACCTCTGCACTATCATTGACGAAATTACACAAGCCTACTTGCAGTGGTACTACGGCTCCCACTCCCCCAATACAGCCCATCTCCAAGCGCAACTCAAACGCCTGCGTCCACTCTTGCGATCGCCATCTCGCACCCCGATCAATCTGGGAACGCAGTCATAAACCAGCCATTTCTCCAATCAAACGTGCTGTAAATTACACCGACAAAAAAACAGGATTGATTTAAGATCAAGGCAATCCGTTTGCTGGTGTTAGGAAGTTAGACTCTACTTTTTAAGGTGTTGATTGACCGTATCCAGCATAACCTCTAAACCATGGTGTCGAAACAAAACACACACAGCAAAAAATTAGGACGACCCATCCAAATTTTATTCTTGTGCTACCTAGGCTTTATTTTCGTCTTAAGTGGCTTATTTTTCTACCTAATGTGGCGGCAAACCAAAGCAGAAGTTGAAACAGAACTAGCCTATCAAAATCAACTAGCATTACGCTCAACCGAAAGTATTTTTAACTACTTTGAAAGTGCCCTAGACGTAGTAGGCCGTCGCTTAGCCGAACTCGATCAACAAAATAAAATCAACGAATCCTATCAACTCATTCAGCAAATTAATGCCATCAACGAAGGCATGGCCGGCTTTGGATTAGCGCGAACAGATGGGCAACTATTGATCGTCTCTAATCTCAATCCCGATCAATCCTTACCTAATTTGCTCGACAATCCAGCGAATGTCGAGAGTTTTCAAACCACCCTTGATCGCCCCGGCCTCCATCCGGGGCGAACTTACTATATGGAAACCCTCGGAACTTGGGTCATTCCGGTACGTTTAGCCCTCAGAAATCCGAACGAAATAACCCGCTATGTGATGACCGCTGGACTTAATATCATGGGAGGAAATACCGCCTGGCAAACGGTTCATTGGTCAGAGAAAACCCTCTTCCAAG
Coding sequences within:
- a CDS encoding transglutaminase TgpA family protein, translating into MQLSSLFRRIPVVGSLPQRLMNLPRPETEESLTLRIFVQVLVVVGIVATDVAASTQMSVWAIPLSFAGTGWSWVRRKHRNITVKFLLAIAMLAALMSFLGNLLANLNDTRLVLAQLLIQLQVLHSFDLPRRKDLGYSMVIGLILIGVAGTLSETLLFGPFIVVFLAIAFPILILDYRSRLGFSGGAIAGFRPHRPANSGTAAPQFRLPLPLSLQQWGGFFALTLLLGLAAFALMPRFPGYQLQTLPVSSSIAFENQRFGADNRGILNPGTADGSAAEGDDASGTEGAAGAEETTLYYGFSRQMDQLGRGKQTLTPKVVMRVRSQAPGFWRVLAFDRYTGSGWDVSRDEQLITVERPDWSYRFYMGIPNGPKLSQQVIQTFTITAPMPNLIPVLTHPQTLYFPTPEIAFDPEGGLRAPIPLTEELTYTAISDVPRRDRTALGQAGTNYPDTIRKYYLQVPPAQLDSLRLNAETLLSEAKTRPENPYEIALFLAQELKQQYSINPDGLAFPGEDLTEMFFRNGGGYPDHFSTVLTLMLRSLGIPARLSAGFGPGQFNPFTGFYVVRNTDAFALTEVYFPDHGWYSFDPLPGHEIIPPSIEEVETFGVLRQFWNWIAGWLPSPVVGAIAVLWSVTVGVAVEVIAALWQVMSNSAIGFLFGSISLAGFGLLVWLVGQQGRRWWQQQRLRTLPPMERIYRQMILLLDAAGDRTALHPPKHPSQTPREYADHLRSHYPPDLCTIIDEITQAYLQWYYGSHSPNTAHLQAQLKRLRPLLRSPSRTPINLGTQS